The Flavobacterium sp. IMCC34852 genome contains the following window.
ACTATAACCGGAGCATTGAGAGAAGATCCTGAAAACTCCTTTACTCACTCTAACTATGGCTGGAATTTATTAGAAAAAGGAGAACACAACAAAGCGCTGGAACACTTCAGAGAAGCGTTAAAATCGAACCCTAATAACGAGTATGCTCAAGGCGGAATGGTTGAAGCGCTCAAGGCCAAGAACATTATTTATCGAGGTTATCTTAAGTATGCATTCTTTATGCAAAACTTATCGGGTAAAAATCAATGGATTTTTATTATCGGTTTTTATGTGGTTCAAAAAGTTTTGCGAACAATGGCCAACACCAATACTACTTTACAACCCTATCTCACGCCAATTGTTTTTCTTTTGGCTGTCTTTGCTTTTTCCACTTGGGTAATCGTTCCTATCAGCAACTTGCTTTTCAGAATAAATCCTTACGGTAAATACATGCTTGATAAAGATGAGATCAAGAGTTCTAATTTTGTTGGTATTAGTTTTTGTCTTTTTTTAGCCGGACTAATTGCTTATTTTGTTACTAAAAACGAAAACTTCTTCTCGATAGCTGCATTTGGTTTTATCATGATGGTTCCATTGGGCCGAATGTTTGATATTTCTAAATACAAAAATGCGCCTTTATACTTTTCTGTACTTATGGGAACTATTGGTCTGTTGGCGATTTATGTCACTTTTATGGATGGCCAATTGTACAATGGCTTTAGCATTATCTTTCTTTTATGCTTTGTGGCTTACCAATGGTTGGCCAATTATTGGGCTATCAAAAGTAGTAATATCTAAAAACGAAAACTCCCGCTTTTAGTCGGGAGTTACTGTTTATTCTAATGATAGTGTTATTTGTCCGTCATCATCGGTTTCCGTTTGAATATCATCAGAAACATTGTCTTCGCCAGTGACTTCTACCTCTTCAGGTTGAATTTCTTCCGGTTCTTCAAATGGCAATGGTTCTAATAAATTGACCTGTTTTAGCTTATCTGTCGTCAATTGGTTTCCAATCGCTTTGATACCTTTCACTGCAATGAACTGTTCTAAGTCAACCTTAATCGTTTCTTTTTGAACTCCTTTCACTTTGGCAAAAACAATTTCCGCCATCGGTCGCCAATCAGTGGAAACGACTTCTAATTGAGATTTCTCATGTTCCGTGATAAAGATTTCTTCTTTGTTTTCGTTTTCTACCAAGAAGCGTTTGACAAAATAACGGTCTTTTTCTCCGTCATAATAAATGGCCGAAATCGGTTTTTTCGGATGCCATTTTTCCAGAACAATCATGTCTTCATCAAAATGCGTGGTCAACTCAGGAATAATCGTTTTTAGTTTTCCGCTTTGGTTGATGATCAGCAAACGGTCATTCGGTCTGAATTCGCCTAACAGCTCACCTCTTCCGTCCACATTCAATCGTTGAACCGTATCGTCAAACCACACTTTACGCGGACGCAAGGTAGAAATTCCTTTTTCTTTGAGTTCTATTTTCTTGATTGGATATTTGGTTACCGTGTTACCACGCGAAGCTCTTCCCTTGATGGCAATATCGGAGAAATCTACATCCCATTTCAGTTTTTTCACGCTACCGATTTGGCGCAATAAAATCGTAACCGTTTCCGCTTCTCCATTCGGATTTGCTGAAAAATATAAGACTTGACTTCCGGCTTTTTCTTGGGTTAAATCATAAAACTTGTCTCTAGTAATTCCCGATACGTTAAAACGCTTGATAAAAGTTGAGCCGTTTTTACCATCGCGGTACATCATATTGTAAATGGTGCGCTTGTCATTTTTATCAAAAACCGCAATGTGGATAATGTCTTTGCCCACGAATTTTTTGTCATCCACTTTAGCTACCATCATTTTCCCGTCACGCAAAAACACGATTACATCATCGATGTCGGAACAATCGGCCACGTATTCGTCTTTTTTCAATCCGGTGCCAAAGAAACCTTCTTCCCTATTGACATAAAGTTTGGTATTTCTCAACACCACTTTTGTAGCTTCAATGGTATCAAAACTTCTCAACTCCGTTTGACGTTCGCGTCCTTTACCGTATTTGTCTTTTAGCTTTTGGAAGAAATCAATCGTATAGTCGATGATATGATCTAAATGATGTTTAACCTCTTCCATTTCGGCTTCCAGCTTGGCAATCGCATCATCCGCTTTGTCTGAGTCGAAACGCGTGATACGAATCATCGGAATTTGCGTTAGCTTTTGCAAATCGTCATCATTAATTTCTCTGACAAACGATTTCAAGAATGGCTTGAAACGGTCGTACATATAAACGTAAAGCGATTCTCTGTCGGAGTACAATTTGAAGTCGATGTACATTTCTTCACGAATGAAGATTTTTTCCAAAGTCGCAAAATGCCATTTGTTTTCTAATTCGTCTAACTGAATTTCCAGTTCGCGTTTGAGCAAATCCACCGTGCGATGTGTAGAAATTTTCAACATATCCGAAACACCGATGAACAACGGTTTGTGGTTTTCAATCACACAACCCAACGGGGCTACTGAAGTTTCACAAGCCGTAAACGCGTACAGTGCATCAATGGTTTTGTCGGGAGAAACGCCCGGCGGAAGATGGATTAAAATCTCAACTTCGGCGGCGGTGTTGTCTTCAATTTTTTTGATTTTTATTTTTCCTTTTTCATTGGCTTTCAGTATACTGTCAATCAGTGTTGAAGTATTGGTTGAAAACGGAATTTGGGTAATCACTAAGGTTTGCTTGTCGAGTTGACCAATCTTGGCACGCACACGAACACGTCCGCCACGCATACCATCATTGTAATTCGACACATCCGCAATACCCGCAGTCGGGAAATCAGGATATAAAGTAAATGGCTTGTTCTTTAAAACTTTGATAGAACACTCTATCAATTCATTAAAGTTGTGGGGTAATATTTTAGTCGATAAACCTACGGCAATTCCTTCGGCGCCTTGGGCTAACAATAGAGGGAATTTTACCGGAAGATTAATCGGTTCGGCACGTCGACCGTCATAAGACATTCCCCATTGGGTAATTTTGGGTGAATATAAAACATCGTGGCCAAATTTAGAAATACGAGCTTCAATATAACGCGAAGCCGCAGCGCTGTCGCCCGTGAGTATGTTTCCCCAGTTTCCTTGCATGTCGATAATCAAATCCTTCTGCCCGATTTGAACCATCGCATCACCAATACTCGCATCTCCGTGTGGATGGTACTGCATGGTGTGCCCAACGATGTTCGCCACTTTGTTGTAACGGCCATCATCGAGTTCTTTCATCGAGTGCATGATACGACGTTGCACCGGTTTGAATCCGTCTTCGATAGCCGGAACCGCACGCTCCAAAATTACATAGGAAGCATAGTCCAAAAACCAATCTTTGTACATGCCTGTAACTTTGGTAATGGTGTCTTCCGGGTTTTCGTCGTTTTCGTAGAAATGGCTGCCGGTGGAAGGTCGAATTACGTCTTCAAAACCTTCTTCTGCAGTTTCCTCATTCGTTGACTCGTTCAACTCTTCGTTGTTGTCGTCTTCGTTAGGGATGATATCGTCTTCTTCGTCTTTCATTTATGCTGAATTTATTTCAGTATCTTTTATATTTTAAAAAGAATATTTTTCTTTACAAATATGTTTTTGTGATTCTACTAAAATGCCGTTTGTCTGCTTAGTTTTTATTTGTACTGTTTTACATTCTTTATGATCATTACTTTTGATGATGAAAAATGTAGCCGAAAAGCTAAAGATAAAAACAACTACAACTATAAGTATGGTTTTCGTGTTCATGTAAATAAATTAATTTTTCTCCACCACATCCAATTCTACTTTCAAATTATTGATAATAAAATCTTGTCGGTCAGGAGTATTTTTGCCCATGTAGAATTCGAGTAAGGTTTCAATCGATGTGGCTTTGTCTAACATCACCGGATCAAGGCGAATATCTTGTCCTATAAAGTGTTTGAACTCATCAGGCGATATTTCTCCTAATCCCTTGAATCGCGTGATTTCGGGTTTAGGTTTTAGCTTTTCGATAGCGTTTACCCTTTCTTCTTCGCTGTAACAATAGATGGTTTCTTTTTTGTTTCGCACACGGAATAACGGTGTTTGCAAAATGTATAAGTGTC
Protein-coding sequences here:
- a CDS encoding tetratricopeptide repeat protein; the protein is MFEERLERVQLLIHSQKFNEAQKEIFDLIKENADEPYLYYLLSNIHYQKEQYQEADQLIDKSIALYPDAGFYYYFKACIKLASEKYSEVEPLLMTAIEIDPEEADFRAKLAQFKLLKKDFEMALHYADEALALDPENILGLNIRSTALMKLGRKEESHETITGALREDPENSFTHSNYGWNLLEKGEHNKALEHFREALKSNPNNEYAQGGMVEALKAKNIIYRGYLKYAFFMQNLSGKNQWIFIIGFYVVQKVLRTMANTNTTLQPYLTPIVFLLAVFAFSTWVIVPISNLLFRINPYGKYMLDKDEIKSSNFVGISFCLFLAGLIAYFVTKNENFFSIAAFGFIMMVPLGRMFDISKYKNAPLYFSVLMGTIGLLAIYVTFMDGQLYNGFSIIFLLCFVAYQWLANYWAIKSSNI
- a CDS encoding DNA gyrase/topoisomerase IV subunit A produces the protein MKDEEDDIIPNEDDNNEELNESTNEETAEEGFEDVIRPSTGSHFYENDENPEDTITKVTGMYKDWFLDYASYVILERAVPAIEDGFKPVQRRIMHSMKELDDGRYNKVANIVGHTMQYHPHGDASIGDAMVQIGQKDLIIDMQGNWGNILTGDSAAASRYIEARISKFGHDVLYSPKITQWGMSYDGRRAEPINLPVKFPLLLAQGAEGIAVGLSTKILPHNFNELIECSIKVLKNKPFTLYPDFPTAGIADVSNYNDGMRGGRVRVRAKIGQLDKQTLVITQIPFSTNTSTLIDSILKANEKGKIKIKKIEDNTAAEVEILIHLPPGVSPDKTIDALYAFTACETSVAPLGCVIENHKPLFIGVSDMLKISTHRTVDLLKRELEIQLDELENKWHFATLEKIFIREEMYIDFKLYSDRESLYVYMYDRFKPFLKSFVREINDDDLQKLTQIPMIRITRFDSDKADDAIAKLEAEMEEVKHHLDHIIDYTIDFFQKLKDKYGKGRERQTELRSFDTIEATKVVLRNTKLYVNREEGFFGTGLKKDEYVADCSDIDDVIVFLRDGKMMVAKVDDKKFVGKDIIHIAVFDKNDKRTIYNMMYRDGKNGSTFIKRFNVSGITRDKFYDLTQEKAGSQVLYFSANPNGEAETVTILLRQIGSVKKLKWDVDFSDIAIKGRASRGNTVTKYPIKKIELKEKGISTLRPRKVWFDDTVQRLNVDGRGELLGEFRPNDRLLIINQSGKLKTIIPELTTHFDEDMIVLEKWHPKKPISAIYYDGEKDRYFVKRFLVENENKEEIFITEHEKSQLEVVSTDWRPMAEIVFAKVKGVQKETIKVDLEQFIAVKGIKAIGNQLTTDKLKQVNLLEPLPFEEPEEIQPEEVEVTGEDNVSDDIQTETDDDGQITLSLE